The Kineothrix sp. IPX-CK genomic interval CGGGCTATGCCGGCCAAAATCACGCTTGGAATATCATCAAGCTGGATGGGGAGTTCTATAACGTGGATTCCACCTGGAACGATACGGATCCTAATACTTATGATTATTTCAATAAAACAGACGGATATTTTGCTGTCACTCACGTCAGGGAGGACTTATCAGTGTATTTGCCCGCTTGTAACGGACAAAAGTACCAAGCGCAGGAAAACGAAGCGCAGAGCGCATCGGACAGCAGGAGGAGTCTGGATGATATCGGATTTTCCTCAGATGCAGTGCTTACCGGTCTGGAGGATTATTATCAGAACTGCTATAACAATATTATGCAAAGCGGCGGTTCCGTTCAGTTCCAGAACGTAGTGGACAGCGCCGATTTATGGCAGCAATGCTATGACGCTTATAACAGCGGGGTATATGCCGATGCTTATATGAACCAAGTTCTATCGGAGCTGAATGCGTCCTCCTGCCAAGTGGATGTCCAGGCGGAAGAGCTTTCAGGCGGGAAAGTACTGCTGACCCATAATATAACGGTGAATTATTAATGTTTGCTCTATAGGGACATACGTGATATGATTAATTGAATTGTCCCGGAAGATAAGATAATGCATCATAAATTAAGGCGCAGACAAAAGAAATAAAGGGGAAAAAGAAGAAGCAGGAGACAGCATGGGAACAAGAAACATTTTGAAAAACAAGTATTATCTTTATATGACGGAATTCTTTGCGGGAACGGCAGTAATGGCAGTAGAGCTGGGCGCCAGCAGGCTGTTAGCGCCTTATTTCAGTTCTTCCCAGATCGTATGGACAATTATCATAGGCACTATTATGATCGCCATGGCTTTAGGAAATATATGGGGAGGCCGGAGTGCAGATAGGAATCCGGATCCGGACAAGCTGTATATGAGATTAATTATTGCCGCTATTTGGATTGCAGCGATTCCTCTTGTTGGCAAATATATTATACTGGGAATATCTGCGGTGCTGGTATTTACGGTCAATAATAACTTTTTGATTCTGGCGGGCTTCATTGCCTGTATGGTCATATTCGTTTTTCCGCTTTTTTTACTCGGAACGGTAACGCCGTCACTAGTGAAATATACGGTGGAGAGCTTGGATGACAGCGGCAAGACTGTAGGAACCTTAGGCGCCTTCAACACTATCGGAAGTATTATCGGAACCTTCATGCCAACCTTTGTCACCATTCCGGCGGTTGGAACCTCCATTACCTTTTTGATTTTCTCGGGTATCCTGCTTGTTCTCGGACTGGTATATTTCTTTAGCAAGAAGAAAAAAGGGAAGGCCTGTGCTGCAGCAACTGTGCTTTTTGTACTATGCGGCATCTTCGGGAACTCGGACAGTTTCGCCTTTTGGGAAAAGAATCTGGTTTACGAGGGGGAATCCATTTACAACTATTTGCAGGTGAAGGAAACCGATGACAGTGTTATCCTTTCCACGAACGTATTATTCGGGGTGCAGTCGATCATGAAAAAAGACGACTCCCTCACCGGGATGTATTACGATTATGCTCTTGCCGCACCCGTCATGGCAGGCATTGCCGAGCGCGGAGAAGGGGATATACTTATTCTTGGGATGGGTACGGGAACATATGCCAAACAGTGTATGAAGTATTTTGATAACATAAACGTGGAAGGTGTGGAAATCGACCAAAAGATTACGGATTTGGCGAGAGAATATTTTGAATTGCCCGATGCGGTCAACGTGACGACTTACGACGGCCGCGCTTACCTTCAAGCAATAGACGATAAATATGATGTCATCATGGTAGACGCCTATCAGGATATTACGATTCCCTTCCAGATGTCTTCCATAGAGTTTTTTACTATGGTAAAGGAGCATTTAAAGGATAACGGAGTGATGGTGGTAAATATGAATATGCATTCTGAAGAAAAAGGTAATATTAATGATTATCTTTCGGATACTATCGCGAACGTCTTCCCCCATGTATTCACGGTAAATGTTAAGGGTGCTACTAACAGAGAGCTTTTTGCCACATTAAATGAGGATGCGGCGGAGTATTTGAAAATGAGTGCCGATGTAAATTCTGAACATAATAAAGACTATGTCGCTGAAATTAACAACGAAGAGCTGGCGGCTATGATAAGGATTGTAGACGCAGGACTTACGGCTTATGAAAAGGGAGAATATCTTCTGACCGACGATAAGGCTCCGGTGGAGCTGCTTGGAATGAGCGTAATCGATGGATTGATTCGGGATGAAATCGGCTATTATAAGGAAATTTTTAAAGAGCAGGGCATTTCCGGTCTGTTGAACCAAATGTAGCTTATAGATATTGAGAATTATTTTCTGTAAAAATATTTCGTACCATCTTGTAATTTTTTAAAGTAGTTGTTATAATAGTGTAAGTGGTTAGTTCTCGCTAACTAATTGCGAATAAATCATGGACAACTCCTTTTGCCTTATCTATATTATTTGAAACCTTATAAGCATAGTCGCAGAGGCAAAAGGGGGAATCCCTCCAAGGGAAAGGAATGGTTATTAAGTATGAATTATTTGGAAATTGAAAAAGTAATCGGACGCGAAATCATCGACTCAAGAGGAAATCCCACCGTAGAAGCAGAGGTTCATCTGTTTGACGGCACCGTGGGCAGAGGGGCAGCGCCCAGTGGGGCTTCCACCGGAGAGTTTGAGGCGCTGGAGCTGCGCGACGCAGACAAGAACCGTTTTGGAGGAAAGGGCGTTCTTAAGGCGGTACATAATATCAATACGGTAATTAATGATACTTTAAAGGGGATGGATGCTTCTGACATCTATGGAGTAGATGCAGCAATGATAAAGGCGGACGGTACGAATGATAAGTCTAAGCTTGGAGCCAACGCTATACTGGCCGTTTCTATTGCATGTGCGAGAGCAGCAGCTATTGCACTCGATATTCCGCTTTATCGTTTCCTCGGCGGTGTTAACAGCAACAGACTTCCGGTGCCTATGATGAATATTTTAAACGGCGGCGCACATGCAGCGAACACTGTAGACGTTCAGGAATTCATGATCATGCCCGTAGGCGCAAGCAGCTTCAAAGAAGGACTCCGCCAGTGTACGGAGGTATTCCATGCGTTAGCGTCATTGCTCAAGAAAAAGGGATTGGCTACCTCCGTGGGAGATGAAGGAGGATTCGCACCCGACCTCGCAAGCGATGAGGAAGCAATCGAGTATATCCTGGAAGCAGTAAAGGCGGCGGGTTACGAACCGGGCAAAGATTTTGTACTGGCTATGGACGCAGCTTCCAGCGAATGGAAGGGTGAGAAAAAGGGGGAATATGTACTTCCCAAAAATGGCAAAAAGTTTACTTCCGTAGAATTAGTGGCTCACTGGAAGGAGCTTTGCGAAAAATATCCTATCTATTCTATCGAAGATGGTTTGGACGAGGAGGACTGGGAAGGTTGGCAGATTATGACCAAGGAACTGGGAGATAAGGTACAGTTGGTAGGCGACGACTTGTTCGTGACCAATACCGAGCGTCTCCAAAAAGGCATTGGCCTCGGCTGTGGCAACTCCATCCTTATTAAATTAAATCAAATCGGCTCCGTATCGGAGACCTTGGAAGCTATTAAAATGGCACATAAGGCGGGCTATACTGCAATTTCTTCCCATCGTTCGGGAGAAACAGAGGATACGACTATCGCTGATTTGGCTGTAGCGTTGAACACCTGCCAGATCAAGACTGGTGCACCGAGCAGAAGTGAAAGAGTTGCAAAGTATAATCAATTGCTGCGCATCGAGGAAGAACTTGGAGCAAGCGCTGTATACCCTGGCTTCGACGCTTTTTAACTTATAATTTTCAGGACACGAAAATCCGCACCCGTTTAAGCGAGTGCGGATTTCTTATGGCCTTTATTTTGTTTTATGTTCCTATATGACTTTATGTGGTTCGTATGCTGCGGTTATTTAATATACTTCTTGATTGCCTCAAAACTTTCCGCACTGATAACATGCTCGATGCGACAGGCGTCGTCGGCAGCGGTCTTTTTATCCACACCAAGCTTCACCAGCCAGGAGGAGAGCAGCTCGTGGCGTTCATATATTATATCGGCGATTTCCCGGCCCGCTGTGGTAAGCCGGATGAATCCTTCCTTGGATACGGTTATATATTCTTTTTCACGCAGGTTTTTCATCGCCACACTGACGCTGGACTTCTTGAACCCCAGTTCCTCGGCGACGTCCACGGAACGTACTACTGGATGGGATTTGCTCAATATTAAAATAGTTTCTAAATAGTTTTCTGCTGATTCGTTTATATGCATAATTTTTACCTCAATTTTGATAAGATTCAATGAAAAAAGATGAAAATAAAATATCGGGCCCCCCTGTCAAATTGCTATTATTATAGCATATGTTACCAAAAACAGCAAATTATAAAAAGTGTTTATAAAAATCTTGACAATCATTTTAAGTTAGAATATACTAACTATGAAAGAACGTAATGAAAATAATTATCAAAATCACTTAAAGTACAACGAGAAAGAAGGATGAGCGATGCCCTTAACAATGGTAAAAGCAGGAGAACCTAATGTAATACGTAAAATCGGCGGCAAGGAAGAAACTCGGAGATTTTTAGAAAACCTCGGCTTTGTAACGGGCGGCATAGTTACCGTAGTATCTGAAATCGGCGGCAATATGATAGTCAATGTGAAGGATTCCAGAGTTGCTATCGGCAAAGATATGGCGATTAAAATTATGGTAAATTAAGATATCATAATAATAGGATGGGAGAAGGAGAAACGATGAAGACATTAAAGGATGTTTCGTGCGGCGAAACGGTAAAAGTGATGAAGCTGACGGGAGAAGGCCCCGTAAAGAGGCGTATCATGGATATGGGAATCACGAAGGGCGTGGATATTTTCGTAAGAAAAGTAGCTCCCCTTGGAGACCCTGTAGAGGTTATGGTGAGAGGCTATGAATTATCCTTGCGTAAGGCTGATGCCGAGATGATTTCGGTGGAATAAATTTTTACTAACAGGTTAGTGGTGACTAATGAGAGGTAGAAATATTAAACGAAACGAATAATGATTTGCTGTAAAGCAGAAAGAGGAAGAATATGTCTATTAAGATTGCGTTAGCAGGTAATCCAAACTGCGGTAAAACCACATTATTTAATGCGCTGACCGGTTCCAATC includes:
- a CDS encoding fused MFS/spermidine synthase; this encodes MGTRNILKNKYYLYMTEFFAGTAVMAVELGASRLLAPYFSSSQIVWTIIIGTIMIAMALGNIWGGRSADRNPDPDKLYMRLIIAAIWIAAIPLVGKYIILGISAVLVFTVNNNFLILAGFIACMVIFVFPLFLLGTVTPSLVKYTVESLDDSGKTVGTLGAFNTIGSIIGTFMPTFVTIPAVGTSITFLIFSGILLVLGLVYFFSKKKKGKACAAATVLFVLCGIFGNSDSFAFWEKNLVYEGESIYNYLQVKETDDSVILSTNVLFGVQSIMKKDDSLTGMYYDYALAAPVMAGIAERGEGDILILGMGTGTYAKQCMKYFDNINVEGVEIDQKITDLAREYFELPDAVNVTTYDGRAYLQAIDDKYDVIMVDAYQDITIPFQMSSIEFFTMVKEHLKDNGVMVVNMNMHSEEKGNINDYLSDTIANVFPHVFTVNVKGATNRELFATLNEDAAEYLKMSADVNSEHNKDYVAEINNEELAAMIRIVDAGLTAYEKGEYLLTDDKAPVELLGMSVIDGLIRDEIGYYKEIFKEQGISGLLNQM
- the eno gene encoding phosphopyruvate hydratase translates to MNYLEIEKVIGREIIDSRGNPTVEAEVHLFDGTVGRGAAPSGASTGEFEALELRDADKNRFGGKGVLKAVHNINTVINDTLKGMDASDIYGVDAAMIKADGTNDKSKLGANAILAVSIACARAAAIALDIPLYRFLGGVNSNRLPVPMMNILNGGAHAANTVDVQEFMIMPVGASSFKEGLRQCTEVFHALASLLKKKGLATSVGDEGGFAPDLASDEEAIEYILEAVKAAGYEPGKDFVLAMDAASSEWKGEKKGEYVLPKNGKKFTSVELVAHWKELCEKYPIYSIEDGLDEEDWEGWQIMTKELGDKVQLVGDDLFVTNTERLQKGIGLGCGNSILIKLNQIGSVSETLEAIKMAHKAGYTAISSHRSGETEDTTIADLAVALNTCQIKTGAPSRSERVAKYNQLLRIEEELGASAVYPGFDAF
- a CDS encoding metal-dependent transcriptional regulator, which encodes MHINESAENYLETILILSKSHPVVRSVDVAEELGFKKSSVSVAMKNLREKEYITVSKEGFIRLTTAGREIADIIYERHELLSSWLVKLGVDKKTAADDACRIEHVISAESFEAIKKYIK
- a CDS encoding FeoA family protein, producing MPLTMVKAGEPNVIRKIGGKEETRRFLENLGFVTGGIVTVVSEIGGNMIVNVKDSRVAIGKDMAIKIMVN
- a CDS encoding ferrous iron transport protein A, translated to MKTLKDVSCGETVKVMKLTGEGPVKRRIMDMGITKGVDIFVRKVAPLGDPVEVMVRGYELSLRKADAEMISVE